The following are from one region of the Nitrospira defluvii genome:
- a CDS encoding methyltransferase domain-containing protein, with product MSLPEPSLNILLINEHPEEIKLVTTTLRSLFSGCRIEAGYSSEDALTFSQQGDWHIILIDQDLAPERGMDVIARLRRHAPYAAILLQTNDHDSHTAIHALQNGADFLLFKQSPGFITELLFSVQEAVEKRDLQMKLDHTFQRHLRFIETLSDLLYELDAEGRFVYVSATVTALLGYSPEELAGQHYSILLPPQQEQMGRFRLNERRAGSRSTRKLELTLHRKALPDIPTVAVTVEVTAKGLFDSANRYLGTVGLLHDLSHEKAQQDRLTELESRLQETHRQLTLTREAARVSRQLQQPLTTLLQDSQRLLTSIQHSNLEQHVETMIAKASHASQLSQQLAQVIHAHPAEFLPLNLNDIVQAVVQTIHQAPDGPGIMLTSHLGQHIPAILGSRTDIDNLVRILIEYTRHCVSTPDNPANLVVETKPLATGSPSTAPDKMTEEAEPTRTFATFTIRATVASVHLQSTDEPPESLSAEQLLQAHHIIQTHGGSIEIEHVGDRRLTISVRIPAMTGNSPLIAQSSHQPTTSKELLHSDVSRRQQAARAQPERRRSERKPFSLPVQLSIGGTALRGVLRNMSTGGALLTIRDIPTSIHLQPAYIVIKTPVSFLELQGVVHERSSETADVPSSDMKEFAISFLLNVERDRNVLRSLLDGLQDGSTPLTFEGLILPSATAIEPTRPTLPPSTQPEAERRETTRLRLAHSVQLVAPHNPPHLLLGRIMNLSLDGACLELPAGFDFTERYPTLHLLPLEPSRPSPENDEPRASRQPWGARIVWADPRPRSTRSPLDHVGHTTVCIGVRFDHLSPAQEHELRSIIADESNLFHDRFIISADPPIFTDSHTVQNHKGHRLALSHDYPRHGATGQAPLVLLCPGYGTTQQQYVAVAYALAGAGLRVLRYDHSRHIGLSDGDPSHTTFSSLEDDLDTILTYACTQWPGTPLTLLAPDLLGRIALRRQDWQRQLHRLILLNPTLDIRSCLTTLHQRDLVEEHLAGTRLGLGNLLGLPLDIDHFLADAIAAQYTDGAALQEELSHCAADVVILATAEAATDCAIPAPSHSALSEALIQLGSRARRVSLSPPIIASGGLTPSLLTASSRQLIQLCQPGHPTQESAAIASPRISQATVTRSLLELDRLRIKYSLGTAGRARLWNTYSDLTHTLDELPTHWHTVDQMYQLLQPLDGHLTLLDVGCGLHSFARLLLLNLSYRLRAQTWQPGAQLQYVGVDFSPSALHHAREATGSALQHVDKLFSARMSGATPIHRQWALSRSVEALPFADHSFDRIVANLSLTFAHSPLHALRELFRVLKPGGRLVISAFTSSADVARLYRLSLPELGLNAFAGEARGTLNRMAQCCMALRIGQLHVLEEEAMNRYFAQVTSAPPRLFRALSGQLLLAAAEKPDSAG from the coding sequence ATGTCCCTTCCGGAACCATCGCTCAATATCCTTCTGATCAACGAACATCCCGAAGAAATCAAACTGGTGACGACCACCCTGCGTAGCTTGTTCTCCGGTTGTCGCATCGAAGCCGGCTACTCCTCGGAAGACGCATTGACCTTCAGCCAACAGGGTGATTGGCACATCATTCTCATCGATCAGGACCTGGCTCCGGAACGCGGCATGGATGTGATCGCCCGCCTTCGTCGACATGCCCCCTATGCGGCAATCCTACTCCAGACGAACGACCATGATTCGCACACGGCAATCCATGCCCTACAAAACGGGGCCGACTTCCTCCTGTTCAAACAATCACCCGGCTTCATCACCGAACTGTTGTTCTCCGTGCAAGAGGCCGTTGAAAAGCGTGACCTCCAAATGAAGTTGGACCATACCTTCCAACGACATTTGCGATTCATCGAAACGCTCAGCGACCTGTTATATGAACTCGACGCGGAAGGGCGATTTGTCTACGTGAGCGCAACCGTCACCGCCTTGCTAGGGTACAGCCCAGAAGAGCTCGCGGGCCAGCATTATTCGATCCTCCTCCCGCCGCAACAGGAGCAGATGGGACGTTTCCGGTTGAACGAGCGTCGAGCAGGAAGTCGCTCGACACGAAAACTTGAGCTCACCCTCCACCGCAAGGCATTACCCGATATCCCAACCGTGGCGGTAACCGTCGAGGTGACGGCAAAGGGGCTCTTTGACTCCGCCAACCGGTATCTAGGCACCGTCGGATTGCTGCACGATCTGTCGCATGAGAAGGCTCAACAGGATCGCCTGACGGAGTTGGAATCCCGCCTACAAGAAACCCATCGACAACTCACACTCACCCGGGAAGCGGCTCGCGTGTCGCGCCAATTGCAGCAACCTCTCACCACGCTACTCCAGGACTCGCAGCGATTACTGACGTCGATCCAGCACAGCAACCTTGAGCAGCATGTCGAAACGATGATCGCCAAAGCGTCGCACGCGAGCCAACTAAGCCAGCAACTCGCGCAAGTCATCCACGCACACCCTGCCGAGTTTCTCCCCCTCAACCTGAACGACATTGTTCAAGCCGTGGTGCAGACAATACACCAAGCCCCTGATGGACCAGGTATCATGCTCACGAGCCACTTGGGGCAACACATCCCGGCCATTCTTGGATCACGTACCGACATCGACAACCTGGTGCGCATCCTCATCGAGTACACACGACACTGCGTCTCGACTCCTGACAACCCAGCCAACCTCGTTGTAGAAACAAAACCCCTTGCGACTGGAAGCCCTTCGACCGCCCCGGACAAAATGACGGAAGAAGCTGAACCCACGCGTACGTTCGCGACCTTTACAATCCGAGCAACCGTCGCAAGTGTGCACCTACAGTCGACCGATGAACCGCCTGAAAGCCTGTCGGCAGAACAGCTGCTCCAAGCCCATCACATCATTCAGACTCATGGGGGCAGCATTGAGATCGAACACGTCGGCGATAGGCGGCTGACTATTTCGGTTCGTATTCCTGCCATGACGGGAAACTCCCCGTTGATTGCTCAGTCCTCCCACCAGCCAACGACTTCGAAGGAGCTCCTTCACTCCGACGTGAGTCGACGGCAGCAGGCCGCACGTGCCCAACCTGAGCGGCGGCGGTCAGAGCGCAAGCCCTTTTCCCTTCCAGTTCAGTTGTCGATCGGCGGCACCGCACTTCGTGGTGTCCTACGAAATATGAGCACAGGAGGAGCGCTCCTCACGATTCGGGACATTCCGACGTCGATTCATTTGCAACCGGCCTATATCGTCATCAAAACACCGGTGAGTTTCCTCGAGTTGCAGGGTGTGGTGCACGAACGTTCCTCGGAAACCGCCGACGTCCCATCGTCCGATATGAAAGAGTTTGCCATTTCGTTCCTACTCAACGTCGAACGTGACCGAAATGTGCTCCGCTCGCTGCTCGATGGCCTACAGGATGGCTCGACGCCCCTCACCTTCGAGGGCTTGATCCTTCCATCCGCCACAGCGATCGAGCCCACTCGCCCAACGCTTCCACCTTCTACTCAACCGGAAGCAGAGCGCCGCGAGACCACTCGCTTAAGACTCGCTCATTCGGTTCAGTTGGTCGCCCCGCACAATCCTCCCCACCTACTGCTCGGTCGGATCATGAATCTCAGCCTGGATGGCGCGTGCCTTGAGCTACCCGCTGGCTTCGACTTTACGGAAAGGTATCCCACGCTCCACTTGTTACCTCTGGAACCAAGCCGCCCCTCGCCCGAGAACGATGAGCCGCGCGCTTCGCGGCAGCCATGGGGCGCCCGTATTGTCTGGGCAGATCCTCGACCGCGTTCAACACGTTCCCCCCTCGATCATGTTGGACACACAACGGTCTGCATCGGGGTGCGCTTCGACCATCTTTCCCCGGCACAGGAGCATGAACTTCGAAGCATCATTGCCGATGAAAGCAACCTTTTTCATGATCGATTCATCATCAGCGCGGATCCACCCATTTTCACAGACTCGCACACAGTCCAGAATCATAAAGGACATCGACTTGCGTTGTCTCACGACTATCCCAGACATGGGGCAACAGGGCAGGCCCCCCTGGTCCTGCTCTGCCCAGGATACGGCACGACTCAGCAACAGTATGTGGCCGTTGCCTACGCCCTCGCCGGTGCCGGACTTCGGGTCCTACGATACGATCACAGCCGTCATATTGGGCTGAGCGACGGAGATCCTTCGCACACCACATTTTCGTCGCTGGAAGACGATCTCGACACGATTCTCACCTATGCCTGTACCCAGTGGCCTGGGACACCGCTCACGCTGCTGGCGCCCGATCTCCTCGGACGGATCGCGCTACGACGGCAGGATTGGCAAAGACAGCTGCATCGACTGATTCTCCTCAATCCAACACTCGACATCCGAAGTTGTCTGACCACCCTGCATCAGCGAGATCTGGTAGAGGAGCATCTCGCAGGAACCAGACTGGGATTGGGGAACTTGCTGGGGCTTCCGCTCGACATTGATCACTTCCTCGCCGACGCGATTGCCGCGCAGTATACAGATGGGGCTGCCCTCCAGGAGGAGCTCTCGCATTGCGCCGCAGACGTGGTGATTCTCGCGACAGCGGAGGCAGCGACGGATTGTGCCATTCCTGCACCATCCCATTCCGCCCTTAGCGAAGCGTTGATTCAACTTGGATCGAGAGCCAGAAGAGTGAGTCTTTCGCCGCCAATCATAGCCTCCGGTGGACTCACACCGTCGCTGCTCACCGCAAGTTCACGGCAACTCATACAACTCTGCCAACCGGGCCACCCCACGCAAGAGTCTGCAGCCATTGCCTCTCCCAGGATTTCCCAAGCGACGGTCACTCGTAGCCTTTTGGAATTGGATCGACTTCGCATCAAGTATTCACTGGGTACGGCCGGGCGGGCCCGGCTTTGGAATACATACTCCGACCTGACCCACACCCTGGATGAGCTACCTACGCATTGGCACACGGTTGATCAGATGTACCAACTCCTCCAGCCACTCGACGGGCACCTGACGCTCCTCGATGTCGGATGCGGCCTGCATTCGTTTGCCCGATTGTTGCTGCTCAATCTCTCCTACCGACTTCGCGCCCAAACCTGGCAGCCCGGAGCACAGCTTCAGTATGTCGGCGTGGACTTCTCACCGTCGGCGCTACACCATGCACGAGAGGCGACCGGAAGTGCACTGCAACACGTCGACAAACTATTTTCTGCTCGCATGTCCGGCGCGACTCCGATCCATCGCCAGTGGGCGCTGAGCCGTTCCGTAGAAGCGCTCCCGTTCGCCGACCACTCATTTGATCGTATTGTGGCCAATCTCTCGCTGACCTTCGCACACTCCCCGCTCCACGCGCTGCGTGAACTGTTCCGCGTACTCAAGCCCGGTGGAAGACTCGTCATCAGCGCGTTCACATCCTCTGCGGACGTGGCTCGCCTCTACCGCCTGTCGTTACCGGAACTCGGACTGAATGCTTTCGCAGGAGAGGCTCGCGGAACCCTGAATCGAATGGCCCAATGCTGCATGGCTCTCCGCATCGGACAATTACACGTGTTGGAGGAGGAGGCCATGAACCGCTACTTCGCACAAGTCACCTCTGCCCCGCCGAGACTCTTCCGTGCGCTTTCCGGCCAGCTTCTTCTCGCCGCCGCTGAAAAACCTGATTCCGCTGGCTGA
- a CDS encoding ATP-binding protein, producing the protein MEILKIISEFSEAVGSAPDLPRLGDVLLLRLSQQAHLPQGALWIQEPDGGHYRLIASLGQDHRSQLTRLLPDDHPLLHGLSDKASMLHSDHAPASPAGQAMLAGEAALCLALRGKTKLRGLCTLGPIGKDDYLDEDQRALVETMAQIAGTTLDHYLTQDDLRRSSTLMRRTDRLRSLEIMAGGFAHEIRNPLTSIKTFVQLAPQRQQDPVFIKEFSTLALEDIHRIERLLHEILDYASYMTPQPSEVDLNELVASCLGFVSATASRRHIELQPLLSPQLPFLLLDRQQIKQVLLNLLLNALDAMPSGNGAIRVHTRLLSQSGRTSWVQLQVEDEGCGIAPDHLEHIFDPFFTTKHSNSAGDGAGLGLTTAHQIVREHGGTLTVESRIGAGSTFSVNFPVPDGGTTGSAVRE; encoded by the coding sequence GTGGAAATACTCAAAATCATCAGCGAGTTTTCCGAGGCCGTGGGAAGCGCCCCCGATCTTCCACGCCTCGGCGATGTCCTTCTCCTGCGCCTCTCTCAGCAGGCACACCTGCCGCAGGGCGCCTTATGGATACAGGAACCGGACGGCGGGCACTATCGCCTCATTGCGTCGCTCGGACAGGATCACCGTTCCCAATTGACACGGCTGCTGCCCGACGATCATCCCTTACTTCACGGTCTTTCCGACAAGGCATCGATGCTTCATTCCGACCATGCCCCCGCTTCGCCGGCGGGCCAGGCCATGCTCGCAGGAGAGGCCGCACTCTGCCTCGCGCTCCGGGGCAAAACGAAACTTCGCGGGCTCTGTACCCTCGGGCCAATCGGCAAAGACGATTACCTTGACGAAGACCAAAGAGCCCTCGTCGAAACCATGGCGCAAATCGCGGGCACAACATTAGATCATTATCTGACTCAGGACGACCTTCGCCGCTCCTCCACCTTAATGAGACGAACAGACCGACTGCGTTCATTGGAAATCATGGCCGGTGGCTTTGCCCATGAAATCCGGAACCCGCTCACATCGATCAAGACATTTGTCCAATTGGCCCCTCAACGGCAGCAGGATCCGGTCTTCATCAAGGAATTCAGCACACTGGCACTCGAGGACATTCACCGCATCGAACGTCTACTCCATGAAATTCTCGACTACGCCAGCTACATGACCCCACAACCTTCCGAAGTGGACTTGAACGAGCTTGTGGCCTCCTGCCTCGGCTTCGTGTCCGCCACCGCCTCGCGGCGTCACATTGAATTGCAGCCCCTGCTGTCGCCTCAATTACCGTTCCTCCTCCTCGACCGCCAACAAATCAAGCAGGTCCTGTTAAACCTCCTCCTGAACGCTCTTGACGCGATGCCGAGCGGCAACGGTGCCATTCGTGTTCATACCCGGCTCTTGTCTCAAAGCGGCCGCACCTCCTGGGTGCAACTGCAGGTCGAAGACGAAGGCTGTGGCATTGCGCCCGACCATCTGGAACATATTTTCGATCCTTTTTTCACCACCAAACATTCAAACAGTGCGGGGGATGGTGCGGGTCTCGGACTCACCACCGCACACCAGATTGTCCGCGAGCATGGCGGCACGCTGACCGTCGAAAGCCGGATCGGAGCAGGCTCCACGTTTTCCGTCAATTTTCCGGTGCCGGATGGAGGCACCACTGGTTCAGCCGTACGGGAGTAA
- a CDS encoding sigma-54-dependent transcriptional regulator: MKKRVLLVDDEPRVRASLKTVLEPTYEIFEAADAAEGLRIFKHETPDLVLLDVILPGADGLSALQTMRTENRAVPVIMLTGTKAVKTAVDAMKLGAADYLSKPFDVEELQIVIERTLGKQELEQEVRQLRAQVVQRYAFHNLIGKSPAMQEIYAKIEQVADSRTTVLVTGESGTGKELVAKAIHYNSSRRDRPFVALNCAALPETLIESELFGHEKGSFTDATARRVGQFELANTGTLFLDEIGDLSPATQAKLLRVLQEREFTRVGGVQSIKVDVRIVAATNKNLDDMVRKNQFREDLYYRINVIALYLPPLRERGEDIALLAKHFLAKRIEEEKRPSQEFTKDALELISHYPWPGNVREMENIIEQAFIWSKGSPVITPEHLPNILRTDTRSSSLRDDTLAGRMSLEKAVMEFEREIILDALKRTTYVQTHAATMLGISRRMLKYRMDTLGISRPDNGGHSDPATPQE, translated from the coding sequence ATGAAGAAACGAGTCTTACTTGTTGATGATGAGCCGCGGGTGCGCGCCTCGCTCAAAACGGTGCTGGAACCGACCTACGAGATTTTTGAAGCGGCGGATGCTGCCGAGGGGCTTCGAATTTTCAAGCACGAGACCCCTGACCTGGTACTACTGGACGTGATTCTACCTGGAGCCGACGGACTGTCGGCCCTGCAGACCATGCGCACCGAAAATCGCGCCGTGCCGGTCATTATGCTGACCGGTACGAAAGCGGTGAAAACGGCGGTCGACGCCATGAAGCTCGGCGCGGCCGACTACCTCTCCAAGCCGTTCGACGTAGAAGAACTTCAAATCGTGATCGAACGGACCCTGGGCAAGCAGGAATTGGAACAGGAAGTCCGTCAGTTGCGAGCCCAGGTCGTGCAACGCTATGCTTTTCACAATCTGATCGGCAAAAGCCCCGCGATGCAGGAGATCTACGCAAAGATCGAACAGGTGGCCGACAGTCGTACCACCGTTCTGGTCACGGGCGAGAGCGGAACCGGAAAAGAATTAGTCGCCAAGGCTATTCACTACAACAGCTCACGCCGCGATCGTCCGTTCGTGGCCTTGAACTGCGCGGCATTACCGGAAACGCTCATCGAAAGTGAACTGTTCGGCCACGAAAAAGGCTCGTTTACCGATGCCACGGCCCGACGCGTAGGGCAGTTCGAATTGGCAAATACGGGCACGCTGTTCCTCGACGAAATCGGAGACCTCAGTCCGGCGACACAGGCGAAGCTCCTCCGCGTGTTGCAGGAGCGGGAATTCACCAGAGTCGGCGGCGTGCAGTCCATCAAGGTCGATGTCCGTATCGTCGCAGCAACCAACAAGAACCTCGATGACATGGTGCGGAAAAACCAATTCCGTGAAGATTTGTACTATCGCATCAATGTGATCGCCCTCTACCTTCCTCCGCTGCGCGAACGCGGGGAGGACATCGCTCTCCTGGCCAAACACTTTCTTGCAAAACGTATCGAAGAAGAAAAACGACCATCGCAAGAGTTCACGAAGGATGCATTGGAATTGATCTCGCATTATCCCTGGCCGGGAAACGTGCGCGAGATGGAAAATATCATCGAACAGGCATTTATCTGGTCGAAGGGCTCACCCGTTATCACGCCCGAACATTTGCCGAACATCCTCCGCACCGATACACGTTCAAGCTCTCTTCGAGACGACACGCTCGCCGGGCGCATGTCGTTGGAGAAGGCCGTGATGGAATTCGAACGCGAAATTATTCTGGACGCGCTCAAGCGAACCACTTACGTGCAGACCCATGCGGCCACCATGTTGGGTATCAGCCGCCGCATGTTGAAATATCGCATGGACACCTTGGGAATCAGTCGGCCCGACAATGGAGGACATTCGGATCCCGCAACGCCTCAGGAATGA
- a CDS encoding HD domain-containing phosphohydrolase yields the protein MGTQSTGERVESKPSVLVVDDETGPRDALKVILRPFFTIHSADNAKSALRVLKEQHIDLITLDQKLPDRQGIDLLQDIKQDYADIEVIIITGYGSLKSAMEGIRHGAAGYLLKPFNVTELITLINQTLEKKQRLDYLRSFLRTSTALWGSEEEAAHAWKELQTNYFAIGNATGEAAGGAADVTALIPLLSDLLEAKDRQLLNHCSRVSFYASLLANQLNLPLPDQKALALGAFLHDIGKISLPNYKYAADDDDSCRSGAQDRDYSEAGARMLLPLGFQAEVGQIVSYHHERFDGAGNPHGLEKEGIPLLARIVAIAQAFDNLTVDMPGHQPTSIEDAIRQILLEADTRFDPKLTELFAQVVRECKSSLPALAIAKASPGS from the coding sequence ATGGGGACTCAGTCAACAGGCGAACGCGTCGAGAGTAAACCATCTGTTCTGGTCGTCGACGATGAGACCGGACCACGAGACGCGCTGAAGGTCATTCTTCGCCCCTTCTTCACCATCCACTCCGCCGACAATGCCAAATCCGCGCTCCGAGTTCTCAAGGAGCAACATATCGATCTGATCACCCTCGACCAGAAGCTCCCCGATCGCCAGGGCATCGACCTCCTACAAGACATTAAGCAGGACTACGCAGATATCGAAGTCATCATCATAACCGGCTACGGCAGTTTAAAGTCGGCCATGGAGGGCATTCGACACGGGGCGGCCGGCTATCTGCTCAAGCCCTTCAACGTCACCGAGCTGATCACGCTGATCAATCAAACGTTGGAGAAGAAACAGCGGTTGGATTACCTGCGATCGTTTTTAAGGACCTCGACGGCCTTGTGGGGAAGCGAAGAAGAAGCCGCGCACGCGTGGAAGGAGCTTCAGACCAACTATTTCGCCATCGGCAATGCGACGGGCGAAGCAGCCGGCGGCGCAGCGGATGTCACGGCGCTGATCCCGCTGTTATCCGACCTTCTTGAAGCCAAAGATCGTCAACTGCTCAACCACTGCAGCCGGGTCAGCTTTTATGCCTCGCTCCTCGCCAACCAGTTAAATTTACCCCTGCCCGACCAGAAAGCGTTGGCACTGGGGGCGTTTCTCCACGATATCGGCAAGATCAGCCTGCCCAACTATAAGTATGCCGCGGATGACGATGACAGCTGCAGAAGCGGCGCTCAGGACAGGGACTACTCAGAAGCCGGAGCTCGCATGCTGTTGCCGCTCGGATTTCAGGCTGAGGTGGGACAAATCGTGTCCTATCACCACGAACGATTCGACGGTGCGGGCAATCCCCACGGACTGGAAAAGGAAGGGATCCCGCTCCTGGCTCGCATTGTCGCCATCGCACAGGCGTTCGACAACCTCACGGTCGACATGCCCGGGCATCAACCGACGTCCATTGAGGACGCCATCCGGCAGATTCTGCTCGAGGCGGATACGCGCTTCGACCCGAAACTGACTGAGTTGTTTGCGCAGGTCGTACGGGAATGCAAGTCGTCACTGCCTGCCCTTGCCATCGCGAAAGCCTCACCGGGAAGCTGA
- the recN gene encoding DNA repair protein RecN, whose protein sequence is MLTELRISNFGVIEQLAVTFGSGFIVFTGETGAGKSLLIDAVTLLVGGRASADQIRAQADEADLEAAFQLSPEHPLLQLLQTKGFARPGETDIVIRRVISRTGRNRTYLNGNLCPVHVLEELGGSLVDVHGQHEQQSLLSPSAQLDALDAYGRLQKLRQEYHDARALWGKRVGELEALTAQIARRREREDLLRFQFQEITEAAIEAGEDVRLDQERPRLMHSQQLGDLADQLHELLYAGEQSVLSQLASARKLVSRMETIDAAVSDWVSSVEDAVVPLRELAAQIRHYRDQVDANPARLAEIEQRMDRLHRLTKKYGGSLDAVLVLQESLRAQLDQLDTAETQLKELTRAVDEGRRRLSEAAERLTRKRVEAAKTLTALVTKELGALRMERTRFAVVVSQVAGDEPYGQTGQDVVEFAFSANPGEPVKSIAKVASGGELSRVMLALKTILAESDRVPVLIFDEVDAGVGGAVAEVMGARLRDLSRHHQVLCVTHLPQVGSQAHAHYVVEKQVRQKRTVTQVRQLTSQEREEEIARMLAGVTVTKTARAAAAEMIESARDRRS, encoded by the coding sequence ATGCTGACCGAGCTGCGCATTTCGAATTTTGGCGTAATCGAGCAGCTGGCCGTCACCTTCGGCTCTGGTTTCATCGTGTTCACCGGTGAAACCGGGGCCGGCAAATCTCTCCTCATTGATGCCGTCACTCTGCTGGTCGGAGGGCGCGCTTCTGCGGATCAGATCCGCGCCCAGGCAGACGAAGCCGACTTGGAAGCCGCTTTTCAGTTGTCTCCTGAACATCCCCTGCTGCAGCTCCTTCAGACCAAGGGCTTTGCGCGTCCCGGGGAAACGGACATTGTGATCCGGCGCGTCATCTCCCGCACAGGCCGCAATCGAACATATCTCAACGGGAATCTGTGCCCGGTGCATGTGTTGGAGGAATTAGGCGGGTCGTTGGTGGATGTGCACGGGCAGCATGAACAACAGTCATTACTCTCTCCATCCGCCCAATTAGATGCGCTGGATGCTTACGGTAGACTCCAGAAGCTTCGTCAGGAATACCATGACGCCCGCGCGTTGTGGGGCAAACGGGTCGGTGAGTTGGAGGCGCTCACGGCGCAGATTGCCCGGCGACGTGAACGGGAGGATCTGTTGCGGTTTCAATTCCAAGAGATCACGGAGGCCGCCATTGAGGCAGGCGAAGACGTGAGGCTTGACCAGGAACGGCCTCGCTTGATGCACAGCCAGCAACTCGGGGATTTGGCGGATCAACTCCATGAACTGCTCTATGCAGGGGAGCAAAGTGTCTTGAGTCAACTGGCGTCCGCGCGCAAGTTGGTCTCCAGGATGGAGACGATCGATGCCGCCGTGAGCGACTGGGTGAGCAGTGTCGAGGACGCGGTCGTACCCCTGCGCGAGTTAGCTGCGCAGATCCGCCACTATCGTGATCAGGTGGACGCCAATCCGGCGAGATTGGCGGAGATTGAGCAGCGGATGGATCGATTGCATCGCCTCACCAAGAAATATGGCGGATCACTCGATGCTGTGTTGGTGCTGCAGGAGTCGCTCCGTGCGCAGTTGGATCAGTTGGATACGGCGGAGACGCAGCTCAAGGAATTGACTCGAGCGGTTGACGAGGGCAGGCGGAGGCTGAGTGAGGCGGCCGAGCGGTTGACGCGGAAGCGTGTCGAGGCGGCCAAGACACTCACGGCCTTGGTGACCAAGGAGTTGGGGGCTCTCCGCATGGAGCGGACTCGTTTTGCCGTGGTGGTCTCTCAGGTGGCCGGTGATGAGCCTTACGGTCAGACGGGACAGGATGTCGTGGAGTTTGCCTTCTCGGCAAATCCAGGAGAACCGGTCAAGTCGATAGCGAAAGTCGCGTCCGGGGGGGAACTGTCCCGAGTCATGTTGGCCTTGAAGACGATCCTTGCCGAGAGTGATCGAGTTCCCGTCTTGATTTTTGACGAGGTGGATGCGGGGGTGGGAGGGGCGGTCGCCGAGGTGATGGGTGCGCGGCTTCGTGACCTCAGCCGGCATCATCAGGTGCTGTGCGTCACGCATCTTCCGCAGGTCGGATCTCAGGCACATGCCCATTATGTAGTGGAAAAACAGGTTCGGCAGAAGCGCACGGTGACGCAAGTGCGGCAGCTCACGTCCCAGGAGCGCGAAGAGGAAATCGCACGGATGCTGGCGGGCGTGACGGTGACCAAGACCGCCAGGGCAGCGGCCGCGGAGATGATCGAAAGCGCGAGGGATCGGCGGTCGTGA
- the trxA gene encoding thioredoxin: MAGDALKVTDATWDQDVMKASELVMVDFWAVWCGPCQMVAPIVDELATEYAGKVKVRKLNTDENPEIAGRYQVMSIPTILFFKNGQAVERLVGARPKRQFKELIDSLLAQHSGAA; encoded by the coding sequence GTGGCAGGCGATGCGTTGAAAGTGACGGATGCGACGTGGGATCAGGATGTCATGAAGGCATCCGAATTGGTCATGGTGGACTTTTGGGCGGTGTGGTGCGGGCCCTGTCAGATGGTCGCTCCGATCGTCGATGAACTTGCGACCGAATATGCGGGCAAGGTGAAGGTCCGCAAGCTCAATACCGATGAAAATCCCGAGATTGCCGGCCGCTATCAAGTGATGAGCATTCCGACCATTTTGTTCTTCAAGAACGGCCAAGCCGTGGAACGCCTCGTGGGGGCGCGTCCGAAACGCCAGTTCAAAGAGCTGATCGATTCGTTGCTCGCGCAACATTCCGGCGCTGCCTAG